One region of Mugil cephalus isolate CIBA_MC_2020 chromosome 17, CIBA_Mcephalus_1.1, whole genome shotgun sequence genomic DNA includes:
- the itpka gene encoding inositol-trisphosphate 3-kinase A, translating to MPKECRRKTSKDFGLPRISDGSRLERRAAGRSSQICDELLQNAAQIAPSSGAPTVMDAPRVPQVTITPEGGGCSREMQQEDWDDAVDVTLRRKLSNSSISSTGSSAVESEDDLLSDNESKSKGIITLEPLTDTAESKPWCKIKTIVYWSFSATQRRKLNWVQLAGHKGNFKAADEGTILKKFSENEMQCFEKLRDDALLPFVPGYHGVVEKDGESFLHMTDLLSKFDLPNVMDCKMGVRTYLEEELVRARERPKPREDLYKKMVEVDSEGPTPQEHSQRGVTKPRYMQWRETMSSTHNLGFRIEGTKKCDGTCRTDFKKTRSKQDVINVFKDFVGGDVNITKSYLTRLTEIRQALKTSEFFKRHEVIGSSLLFIHDHTGNAQVWIIDFGKTTALPEGQMLNHDVPWEEGNREDGYLWGLDNLIHTLECVANEETGEETCCSVTKENSR from the exons ATGCCAAAAGAGTGCAGGAGAAAAACCTCCAAGGACTTCGGTCTTCCCAGAATAAGCGACGGCTCTCGTTTGGAGCGAAGAGCAGCTGGGAGGTCCTCTCAGATTTGCGATGAGCTCCTTCAGAATGCCGCTCAGATCGCCCCGTCGTCCGGAGCGCCGACTGTGATGGATGCGCCCCGGGTGCCGCAGGTCACCATCACCCCAGAGGGAGGCGGCTGCTCCCGGGAGATGCAGCAGGAGGACTGGGATGATGCGGTGGACGTTACCCTGCGCAGGAAACTGTCCAACTCCTCCATCTCGTCCACGGGGTCCTCAGCTGTGGAGTCCGAGGATGACTTACTCAGCGACAACGAGAGCAAGAGCAAAGGCATCATCACTTTGGAGCCTCTGACGGACACTGCAGAA AGCAAACCGTGGTGCAAGATAAAGACAATCGTCTACTGGTCCTTCAGTGCTACCCAGAGGAGAAAACTAAACTGGGTTCAGCTCGCCGGGCATAAAG GCAACTTCAAAGCAGCAGATGAGGGCACCATTCTGAAGAAGTTCTCAGAGAATGAGATGCAGTGTTTTGAGAAGCTGAGGGACGACGCGCTGCTCCCGTTCGTGCCCGGTTACCATGGCGTTGTGGAAAAAGATGGGGAGTCTTTCCTCCATATGACTGACCTGCTGTCAAAATTTGACCTTCCTAATGTAATGGACTGCAAGATGGGCGTGAG GACGTACTTGGAGGAGGAGCTTGTGCGAGCAAGGGAGCGACCCAAGCCGAGGGAGGACCTGTACAAaaaaatggtggaggtggacaGCGAAGGGCCCACTCCCCAGGAGCATTCCCAAAGGGGTGTCACCAAGCCCCGCTACATGCAGTGGAGGGAGACCATGAGCTCCACGCACAACCTGGGCTTCAGGATAGAAGGGACCAAG AAGTGTGACGGTACATGTCGGACTGACTTCAAGAAAACCAGATCGAAGCAGGATGTCATCAACGTGTTCAAGGACTTTGTCGGAGGGGACGTCAACATCACG AAATCGTACTTGACCAGGCTGACAGAGATCCGGCAAGCCCTGAAGACTTCAGAGTTCTTCAAGCGACACGAG GTCATTGgcagctctctcctcttcatccacgACCACACGGGCAATGCACAAGTCTGGATTATTGACTTTGGCAAGACAACAGCATTACCAGAGGGCCAGATGTTAAACCATGACGTGCCCTGGGAGGAGGGCAACCGGGAGGATGGTTACCTGTGGGGGCTCGATAACCTAATCCACACACTGGAGTGTGTAGCCAACGAAGAGACAGGCGAAGAAACCTGCTGCTCCGTTACCAAAGAAAACAGTAGATAA